One Gossypium hirsutum isolate 1008001.06 chromosome A11, Gossypium_hirsutum_v2.1, whole genome shotgun sequence genomic window carries:
- the LOC107923226 gene encoding DEAD-box ATP-dependent RNA helicase 10 isoform X3, giving the protein MQQQIALGKQPHIIVGTPGRLMDHLTNTKGFSLSMLKYLVKKLQRACLRNPVKIEAAQKYSTVDTLKQHYRFVAAKNKMSGCTSMVFTRTCDQTRLLSLLLRDRNVKAVFISGQMTQANRLESLNKFKSGQYNVLVCTDVAGRGLDIPSVDMVIKYDIPTNPKIGLYIFHTLKKHAFCYSTK; this is encoded by the exons ATGCAACAACAAATTGCTCTTGGGAAGCAGCCGCACATTATT GTTGGAACTCCTGGACGCCTCATGGATCACCTAACCAATACTAAAGGTTTTTCTCTTAGCATGCTAAAATACTTG GTGAAGAAGCTGCAAAGGGCATGCCTGAGAAACCCTGTGAAG ATTGAAGCTGCGCAAAAATATTCTACTGTTGACACGTTGAAGCAACATTATCGGTTCGTAGCTGCAAAGAACAAG aTGTCAGGATGTACATCTATGGTTTTCACTCGAACATGTGATCAAACTCGCCTTCTGTCTTTGCTTCTTCGTGATCGTAATGTAAAGGCAGTCTTCATTAGTGGTCAAATGACTCAG GCAAATAGGCTAGAATCCTTGAATAAGTTCAAGTCTGGGCAGTATAACGTACTTGTCTGCACTGATGTGGCTGGTAGAGGACTTGACATTCCATCTgtggatatggttattaagtaTGATATCCCCACAAACCCTAAGATTGGACTTTACATATTCCATACCCTGAAAAAACATGCATTCTGTTATTCTACAAAATGA
- the LOC107923226 gene encoding DEAD-box ATP-dependent RNA helicase 10 isoform X1, with protein MQQQIALGKQPHIIVGTPGRLMDHLTNTKGFSLSMLKYLVKKLQRACLRNPVKIEAAQKYSTVDTLKQHYRFVAAKNKDCFHVYILIQMSGCTSMVFTRTCDQTRLLSLLLRDRNVKAVFISGQMTQANRLESLNKFKSGQYNVLVCTDVAGRGLDIPSVDMVIKYDIPTNPKIGLYIFHTLKKHAFCYSTK; from the exons ATGCAACAACAAATTGCTCTTGGGAAGCAGCCGCACATTATT GTTGGAACTCCTGGACGCCTCATGGATCACCTAACCAATACTAAAGGTTTTTCTCTTAGCATGCTAAAATACTTG GTGAAGAAGCTGCAAAGGGCATGCCTGAGAAACCCTGTGAAG ATTGAAGCTGCGCAAAAATATTCTACTGTTGACACGTTGAAGCAACATTATCGGTTCGTAGCTGCAAAGAACAAG GATTGCTTTCatgtttatattttgattcagaTGTCAGGATGTACATCTATGGTTTTCACTCGAACATGTGATCAAACTCGCCTTCTGTCTTTGCTTCTTCGTGATCGTAATGTAAAGGCAGTCTTCATTAGTGGTCAAATGACTCAG GCAAATAGGCTAGAATCCTTGAATAAGTTCAAGTCTGGGCAGTATAACGTACTTGTCTGCACTGATGTGGCTGGTAGAGGACTTGACATTCCATCTgtggatatggttattaagtaTGATATCCCCACAAACCCTAAGATTGGACTTTACATATTCCATACCCTGAAAAAACATGCATTCTGTTATTCTACAAAATGA
- the LOC107923226 gene encoding DEAD-box ATP-dependent RNA helicase 10 isoform X5, whose amino-acid sequence MTDKVKKLQRACLRNPVKIEAAQKYSTVDTLKQHYRFVAAKNKDCFHVYILIQMSGCTSMVFTRTCDQTRLLSLLLRDRNVKAVFISGQMTQANRLESLNKFKSGQYNVLVCTDVAGRGLDIPSVDMVIKYDIPTNPKIGLYIFHTLKKHAFCYSTK is encoded by the exons ATGACCGACAAG GTGAAGAAGCTGCAAAGGGCATGCCTGAGAAACCCTGTGAAG ATTGAAGCTGCGCAAAAATATTCTACTGTTGACACGTTGAAGCAACATTATCGGTTCGTAGCTGCAAAGAACAAG GATTGCTTTCatgtttatattttgattcagaTGTCAGGATGTACATCTATGGTTTTCACTCGAACATGTGATCAAACTCGCCTTCTGTCTTTGCTTCTTCGTGATCGTAATGTAAAGGCAGTCTTCATTAGTGGTCAAATGACTCAG GCAAATAGGCTAGAATCCTTGAATAAGTTCAAGTCTGGGCAGTATAACGTACTTGTCTGCACTGATGTGGCTGGTAGAGGACTTGACATTCCATCTgtggatatggttattaagtaTGATATCCCCACAAACCCTAAGATTGGACTTTACATATTCCATACCCTGAAAAAACATGCATTCTGTTATTCTACAAAATGA